One Streptomyces sp. RPA4-2 genomic window carries:
- a CDS encoding ABC transporter substrate-binding protein translates to MSTTRRRVVATAAVTLTGALLLASCGSSDSGSPDGKTLKLWHYEGPDSAMGVAWNEAIKEFERTHPGVKVKFEEKGFEQIQKTAPMVLNSNDAPDLMEYNKGNATAGLLSKQGLLTDLTAEAAKRGWDKKLSAGVRTTSQYDANGVMGSGKWYGVPNYAEYTMVFYNKDLFKKYGIAEPTSLDQLTAAMDTFVSKGITPLANAGAEYVAQQYLYQLALSKADRSWVDKYELYKGKTDFHDTAWTYAATTFADWVKKGYIGKKSTSLKAEDAGVSFIQGKSPILFSGSWWYGRFQAESKFDWGTFLWPGSGLTLGSGGNLWVVPKGARNKDLAYDFIDITMSKKIQNLLGNKGGVPVGADTAAITDPKAKTLIADFNTLSGKDGLAFYPDWPVAGFYDVLVSETQKLITGSEKPDAYLSALQTAYDKGAPKT, encoded by the coding sequence ATGTCGACGACACGAAGGCGTGTGGTGGCGACGGCGGCGGTGACCCTGACGGGCGCCCTGCTGCTGGCCTCCTGCGGCAGCTCGGACAGCGGTTCGCCGGACGGCAAGACGCTGAAACTGTGGCACTACGAAGGGCCGGACAGCGCGATGGGCGTGGCCTGGAACGAGGCCATCAAGGAGTTCGAGAGGACCCACCCGGGCGTCAAGGTGAAGTTCGAGGAGAAGGGCTTCGAACAGATCCAGAAGACCGCGCCGATGGTCCTGAACTCGAACGACGCGCCCGACCTCATGGAGTACAACAAGGGCAACGCGACAGCCGGACTGCTCTCCAAGCAGGGGCTCCTCACCGACCTGACCGCCGAGGCGGCCAAGCGCGGCTGGGACAAGAAGCTCAGCGCGGGGGTGCGCACCACCAGCCAGTACGACGCCAACGGGGTCATGGGCTCCGGCAAGTGGTACGGGGTGCCCAACTACGCCGAGTACACGATGGTGTTCTACAACAAGGACCTCTTCAAGAAGTACGGCATCGCGGAGCCCACCAGCCTCGACCAGCTCACCGCCGCCATGGACACGTTCGTGTCGAAGGGCATCACCCCGCTGGCCAACGCGGGCGCCGAGTACGTGGCCCAGCAGTACCTGTACCAGCTCGCCCTCTCCAAGGCCGACCGCTCGTGGGTCGACAAGTACGAGCTCTACAAGGGGAAGACGGACTTCCACGACACCGCCTGGACGTACGCCGCCACCACCTTCGCCGACTGGGTGAAGAAGGGTTACATCGGCAAGAAGTCCACCTCGCTCAAGGCCGAGGACGCGGGCGTCTCCTTCATCCAGGGCAAGAGCCCGATCCTGTTCAGCGGCAGCTGGTGGTACGGGCGCTTCCAGGCGGAGAGCAAGTTCGACTGGGGCACCTTCCTCTGGCCGGGCAGCGGCCTCACCCTCGGCTCCGGCGGCAACCTCTGGGTCGTCCCCAAGGGCGCCAGGAACAAGGACCTCGCCTACGACTTCATCGACATCACCATGTCGAAGAAGATCCAGAACCTGCTCGGCAACAAGGGCGGGGTCCCGGTGGGCGCCGACACCGCCGCCATCACCGACCCGAAGGCGAAGACCCTGATCGCCGACTTCAACACCCTCTCCGGCAAGGACGGTCTGGCCTTCTACCCGGACTGGCCCGTCGCCGGCTTCTACGACGTCCTCGTCTCCGAGACCCAGAAGCTGATCACGGGGAGCGAGAAACCGGACGCCTATCTGAGCGCGCTGCAGACGGCGTACGACAAGGGCGCGCCGAAGACATGA
- a CDS encoding LysR family transcriptional regulator, which translates to MPPARRRHPRPTARLDPRLLRAFLAVAEELHFTRAAARLYVAQQALSRDVRRLERELGAELFVRTTRQVTLTADGERLLPHARRVLEANEALLSAFAGNGPDRPLLVDVNSPGLACGRVLDRARALAPDCELLARFESGLTGAAEEILAGRLDASFGRFAGLAPAVRAGLAQQPVRYEPMAVVLPEDHPLAALDAVPLDALAGETVYAGAGNPRTLEWTDLARHLFEGRGIVLAPPAPVALGVEEFQRIMAKKRNPVLAVVDFPTMSETVRRPLIDPVPLSPVSLVWRKGLEHPGIDALRRAAVEFAAAEGWLRRPVDGWIPASDAGIMTGQD; encoded by the coding sequence GTGCCTCCCGCCCGCCGTCGCCACCCTCGTCCCACCGCCCGGCTCGACCCCCGTCTCCTGCGCGCCTTTCTCGCCGTCGCCGAGGAGTTGCACTTCACCCGGGCCGCCGCCCGGCTGTACGTCGCCCAGCAGGCCCTGAGCCGCGACGTCCGACGGCTGGAGCGGGAGCTCGGGGCGGAGCTGTTCGTGCGGACGACCCGGCAGGTGACGCTGACGGCGGACGGTGAGCGCCTGCTGCCGCACGCCCGGCGGGTGCTGGAGGCGAACGAGGCCCTGCTGTCCGCGTTCGCGGGGAACGGGCCGGACCGGCCGCTGCTGGTCGACGTCAACTCGCCGGGGCTCGCCTGCGGGCGCGTCCTCGACCGGGCCCGCGCGCTCGCCCCGGACTGCGAGTTGCTCGCCCGCTTCGAGAGCGGGCTCACCGGCGCGGCCGAGGAGATCCTCGCCGGGCGCCTGGACGCCTCGTTCGGACGGTTCGCGGGCCTCGCTCCGGCGGTCCGGGCCGGGCTCGCGCAGCAGCCCGTGCGGTACGAGCCGATGGCCGTCGTCCTGCCCGAGGACCATCCCCTGGCCGCCCTGGACGCGGTGCCGCTGGACGCGCTGGCGGGCGAGACCGTGTACGCCGGCGCGGGGAATCCCCGGACGCTGGAGTGGACCGACTTGGCGCGTCACCTCTTCGAGGGACGTGGGATCGTGCTGGCGCCCCCCGCGCCGGTGGCCCTCGGAGTCGAGGAGTTCCAGCGGATCATGGCGAAGAAGCGGAACCCGGTGCTGGCCGTCGTGGACTTTCCGACGATGTCCGAAACTGTACGCAGACCTCTGATCGACCCCGTTCCTCTGTCGCCGGTGTCCTTGGTGTGGCGGAAGGGGCTGGAGCATCCAGGCATCGATGCCCTGCGGCGGGCGGCGGTCGAATTCGCGGCCGCGGAAGGCTGGCTGCGACGCCCGGTCGACGGTTGGATTCCGGCCAGCGATGCGGGCATCATGACGGGGCAGGATTGA
- a CDS encoding carbohydrate ABC transporter permease — protein MTATAERGGQVVRRHRGRTGRPRRPRSSYALFLLPGVLAFLVVIVVPFLMNTGVSFTDWQGVGSPKWSGLANYRELLDDSEFWASFRHSLFMVVAMAAVPTVLGLVLAAALFDFVGKHFGTKTAAVLRACFYLPQVLPIAVAGIVWSWILAPDNGSLNALLKAVGLGSLQRDWLGDPDLALYSVMGVMVWVQIGFPLVVFMAGLQRVDPQLYEAAELDGAGWWRRFGHITLPQIRPEIYVVLLWCTIAALKVFGAVYVLTKGGPGGATDVPSYFSFTTFFEKTQVGYGAAISTVLTVIILVLALIGLKLQTRAEDAEEGLRA, from the coding sequence ATGACGGCCACCGCCGAACGGGGCGGCCAGGTGGTCCGGCGGCACCGCGGCCGTACGGGCCGCCCGCGCCGCCCCCGCTCCTCCTACGCCCTCTTCCTGCTCCCCGGCGTCCTCGCCTTCCTCGTGGTGATCGTCGTCCCGTTCCTGATGAACACCGGTGTGAGCTTCACCGACTGGCAGGGCGTCGGCTCGCCGAAGTGGTCGGGGCTCGCCAACTACCGTGAGCTGTTGGACGACTCCGAGTTCTGGGCGTCCTTCCGGCACAGCCTCTTCATGGTCGTCGCGATGGCCGCCGTACCGACGGTCCTCGGGCTCGTGCTGGCCGCCGCCCTCTTCGACTTCGTCGGCAAGCACTTCGGCACGAAGACCGCCGCCGTCCTGCGCGCCTGCTTCTACCTCCCCCAGGTCCTGCCCATCGCCGTCGCCGGCATCGTCTGGAGCTGGATCCTCGCCCCCGACAACGGCTCCCTGAACGCGCTGCTGAAGGCGGTGGGTCTCGGCTCGCTCCAGCGGGACTGGCTCGGCGACCCCGACCTCGCGCTCTACAGCGTCATGGGCGTGATGGTGTGGGTCCAGATCGGCTTCCCGCTGGTCGTCTTCATGGCGGGACTGCAACGCGTCGACCCGCAGCTGTACGAGGCGGCGGAGCTCGACGGCGCGGGCTGGTGGCGCCGTTTCGGGCACATCACGCTGCCGCAGATCCGCCCGGAGATCTACGTCGTCCTCCTCTGGTGCACGATCGCCGCGCTGAAGGTGTTCGGCGCGGTGTACGTCCTCACCAAGGGCGGCCCCGGCGGCGCGACCGACGTGCCGTCCTACTTCTCCTTCACCACGTTCTTCGAGAAGACCCAGGTCGGTTACGGCGCCGCGATCTCCACCGTGCTGACCGTGATCATCCTCGTACTCGCCCTGATCGGTCTGAAGCTCCAGACCCGCGCCGAGGACGCCGAGGAAGGACTTCGCGCATGA
- the yicI gene encoding alpha-xylosidase yields MKFTDGYWLLREGVTAAHPVEVLDVSVSDQTLEIHAPTQPIRHRGDLLKGPVVTISAHAPMPDVIGVTFTHFQGEEPRGPRFELHRSGFSPVVEQDDEHATLTAGALSVRVARTAPWHVDFLADGRVLTTSGPKGMGIMRDAAGAHYLREQLNLGVGTQVYGLGERFGPLVKNGQVVDMWNADGGTATEQAYKNVPFYLTDAGYGVFVDHPGRVSFEVGSEAVSRVQFSAETQQLTYYVIHGPSPKDILRKYTRLTGRPALPPAWSFGLWLSTSFTTSYDEATVTSFIDGMRERELPLSVFHFDCFWMREFNWCDFEWDPRVFPDPAAMLTRLKDKGLHICVWINPYIAQRSPLFAEGKALGHLLKRPDGSVWQWDLWQPGMALVDFTSPAARDWYAAKLEALLDQGVDCFKTDFGERVPVDVAYADGADPERMHNYYTYLYNRTVFEVLRKHRGEAEAVVFARSATAGSQQFPVHWGGDCEATYASMAESLRGGLSLGMSGFGFWSHDIGGFEGTPPPALFKRWIAFGLLSSHSRLHGSSSYRVPWLFDEEAVDVLRLFTRLKLRLMPYLYEAARAAHAEGVPMMRAMVLEFPDDPACAHLERQYMLGPDLLVAPVFNDEGDVSYYVPDGTWTHLLTGRTVTGPRWVREHHGFLSVPLLVRPGAVIPVGAVDDRPDYVHADGVTLRAYGLERGARVTVPVGGVTFTVVREGNTLRASSSDPAAPWGLAAGGREVRAKAGTGFLSLDLEPDPQQQPESESE; encoded by the coding sequence GTGAAGTTCACCGACGGCTACTGGCTGCTGCGCGAAGGCGTCACCGCGGCCCACCCGGTCGAGGTCCTCGACGTGAGCGTGTCCGACCAGACCCTGGAGATCCACGCGCCGACCCAGCCCATCCGCCACCGCGGCGACCTGCTGAAGGGACCGGTCGTGACGATCAGCGCGCACGCGCCGATGCCGGACGTCATCGGCGTCACGTTCACGCACTTCCAGGGCGAGGAACCGCGCGGTCCCCGCTTCGAACTCCACCGGAGCGGTTTCTCCCCCGTCGTGGAACAGGACGACGAGCACGCGACGCTCACCGCGGGCGCCCTGTCCGTCCGGGTCGCCCGCACCGCCCCCTGGCACGTCGACTTCCTCGCCGACGGCCGCGTCCTCACCACCAGCGGCCCCAAGGGCATGGGCATCATGCGGGACGCGGCCGGCGCCCACTATCTGCGCGAGCAGCTGAACCTCGGGGTCGGCACCCAGGTCTACGGCCTCGGCGAGCGCTTCGGCCCGCTCGTCAAGAACGGCCAGGTGGTGGACATGTGGAACGCCGACGGCGGCACCGCCACCGAACAGGCCTACAAGAACGTGCCGTTCTATCTGACGGACGCGGGCTACGGCGTCTTCGTCGACCACCCGGGCCGGGTCTCCTTCGAGGTCGGCTCGGAGGCGGTGTCGAGGGTCCAGTTCAGCGCCGAGACACAGCAGTTGACGTACTACGTGATCCACGGGCCGAGTCCGAAGGACATCCTGCGCAAGTACACGCGGCTCACCGGCCGTCCGGCCCTCCCGCCCGCCTGGTCCTTCGGCCTGTGGCTGTCGACGTCCTTCACCACCTCCTACGACGAGGCCACCGTCACCTCCTTCATCGACGGCATGCGGGAACGTGAACTCCCCCTCTCCGTCTTCCACTTCGACTGCTTCTGGATGCGCGAGTTCAACTGGTGCGACTTCGAGTGGGACCCGCGCGTGTTCCCCGACCCGGCGGCCATGCTGACCCGGCTGAAGGACAAGGGCCTGCACATCTGCGTATGGATCAACCCGTACATCGCGCAGCGCTCCCCGCTCTTCGCGGAGGGCAAGGCCCTGGGGCATCTGCTCAAGAGGCCCGACGGCAGTGTGTGGCAGTGGGACCTGTGGCAGCCGGGCATGGCGCTGGTCGACTTCACCAGCCCCGCCGCCCGTGACTGGTACGCCGCCAAACTGGAGGCGCTGCTCGACCAGGGCGTCGACTGCTTCAAGACCGACTTCGGCGAGCGGGTCCCGGTCGACGTGGCGTACGCCGACGGCGCCGACCCGGAACGCATGCACAACTACTACACCTACCTCTACAACCGCACCGTCTTCGAGGTGCTGCGCAAGCACCGGGGCGAGGCGGAGGCCGTCGTCTTCGCCCGCTCGGCGACGGCCGGGAGCCAGCAGTTCCCGGTGCACTGGGGCGGCGACTGCGAGGCGACGTACGCGTCGATGGCCGAGTCGCTGCGCGGTGGGCTGAGCCTCGGCATGTCGGGGTTCGGTTTCTGGAGCCACGACATCGGCGGCTTCGAGGGAACGCCTCCACCGGCCCTCTTCAAGCGGTGGATCGCCTTCGGTCTCCTCTCCTCCCACAGCCGGCTGCACGGCTCGTCCTCCTACCGGGTGCCGTGGCTGTTCGACGAGGAGGCCGTGGACGTGCTGCGGCTGTTCACCCGGCTGAAGCTCCGCCTCATGCCCTATCTGTACGAGGCCGCCCGCGCCGCGCACGCCGAGGGGGTGCCGATGATGCGGGCGATGGTGCTGGAGTTCCCGGACGACCCGGCGTGTGCGCATCTGGAGCGGCAGTACATGCTCGGCCCCGACCTGCTGGTCGCGCCCGTCTTCAACGACGAGGGAGACGTCTCCTACTACGTTCCGGACGGCACCTGGACCCACCTCCTCACGGGGCGGACGGTGACCGGTCCGCGCTGGGTGCGCGAACACCACGGCTTCCTGAGCGTGCCGCTGCTGGTGCGGCCGGGCGCGGTGATCCCGGTGGGCGCCGTGGACGACCGGCCCGACTACGTCCACGCCGACGGGGTCACCCTGCGCGCGTACGGCCTGGAGCGCGGCGCCCGGGTGACGGTGCCGGTGGGCGGCGTGACGTTCACCGTCGTCCGTGAGGGGAACACCCTGCGGGCCTCGTCCAGTGATCCGGCGGCGCCGTGGGGACTGGCGGCGGGCGGCCGCGAGGTGCGGGCGAAGGCGGGGACGGGCTTCCTGTCCCTGGACCTGGAACCCGACCCGCAGCAGCAGCCGGAGTCGGAGTCGGAGTGA
- a CDS encoding LacI family DNA-binding transcriptional regulator: MVKITDVARHAGVSPSTVSYALSGKRPISEETRQRVEASIRRLGYRPHAGARALASNRSNVLALVVPLRAGIHVPVVMQFAVSVVTAARRHDHDVLLLTQEEGEEGLRRVADTALVDALIVMDVQLHDPRLPLLRALDRPSVLIGFPSQPAGLTCIDLDFKAAGELCVERLAGLGHRVVALVGSPPEVYVRGTAFAQRVVEGFTTAADRDGLVSSVHPCEASPAAARRVAERLLREQPALTGVVVHNEPVLEPLIDAFEQLGLRVPVDLSVTAICPDELAGNVRVPVTSVALPSTEVGTRAVELLMRKLGGTDVPEATLLAPRLTERASTAPRTLTP; encoded by the coding sequence ATGGTGAAGATCACCGATGTGGCGCGGCACGCCGGGGTCTCCCCCAGCACCGTCTCCTACGCCCTCAGCGGCAAACGCCCCATCTCCGAGGAGACCCGGCAGCGTGTCGAGGCCAGCATCCGTCGGCTGGGCTACCGTCCGCACGCCGGGGCGCGCGCCCTCGCGAGCAACCGGTCCAACGTCCTGGCGCTGGTGGTGCCGCTGAGGGCGGGCATCCACGTGCCGGTGGTGATGCAGTTCGCGGTGTCGGTGGTGACGGCGGCACGCCGGCACGATCACGACGTCCTGCTGCTGACGCAGGAGGAGGGCGAGGAGGGGCTGCGGCGGGTCGCGGACACCGCGCTGGTGGACGCCCTGATCGTGATGGACGTCCAGCTGCACGACCCCAGGCTGCCGCTGCTGCGCGCCCTGGACCGGCCCTCCGTCCTCATCGGGTTCCCTTCCCAGCCCGCCGGGCTCACCTGCATCGACCTGGACTTCAAGGCGGCGGGTGAGCTCTGCGTCGAACGTCTGGCGGGGCTCGGGCACCGGGTCGTGGCGCTGGTCGGGTCGCCCCCCGAGGTGTACGTGCGGGGGACGGCGTTCGCCCAGCGCGTGGTGGAGGGCTTCACCACCGCCGCCGACCGCGACGGACTCGTGTCCTCCGTCCACCCCTGCGAGGCCTCGCCCGCCGCCGCGCGCCGGGTCGCCGAGCGGCTCCTGCGCGAACAGCCGGCGCTCACCGGCGTCGTCGTCCACAACGAACCGGTCCTGGAACCACTGATCGACGCCTTCGAGCAGCTCGGTCTGCGCGTCCCCGTCGACCTCTCCGTCACCGCGATCTGCCCGGACGAGCTCGCCGGGAACGTCCGTGTCCCCGTCACCTCCGTCGCCCTCCCGTCCACCGAGGTGGGCACTCGGGCGGTGGAACTGCTGATGAGGAAACTGGGCGGCACCGACGTCCCCGAGGCCACGCTCCTCGCACCCCGGCTGACGGAACGCGCGAGCACCGCACCGCGCACGCTGACCCCTTGA
- a CDS encoding helix-turn-helix domain-containing protein, with translation MVRVPLSPRERQRGERFGSLLREARGDRSMVDVAAAAGVSAETLRKIETGRAPTPAFFTVAALAHALHLSLDDLAVACAEAAEVAEDAEGGGQALSA, from the coding sequence ATGGTGAGAGTTCCCTTGAGCCCGCGAGAGCGGCAACGTGGAGAGCGGTTCGGGTCGCTGCTCCGCGAGGCCCGCGGTGACCGCAGCATGGTCGACGTGGCGGCGGCAGCCGGCGTGTCCGCCGAGACCCTCCGCAAGATCGAGACCGGCAGGGCCCCGACCCCAGCCTTCTTCACCGTGGCAGCCCTGGCCCACGCCCTGCACCTGTCACTCGACGACCTGGCCGTCGCCTGCGCGGAAGCCGCGGAAGTCGCGGAGGACGCGGAAGGCGGCGGGCAGGCCCTCTCGGCGTGA
- a CDS encoding glycosyltransferase produces the protein MASRTSAHGPAPRARRPVPNARRRRLPMRFLLPSLLLVALLAMLMLRGYVHSEILADHRIQPEAATDKVPEKILDGGPVIDTRGGRTSSLSVPDHRLVLTFDDGPDPKWTPQVLDVLKKHHAHAVFFVTGTMASRYPELVRRMVDEGNEVGLHTFNHPDLSYQSKGRIDWELSQSQLALEGAAGIRTSLFRPPYSSFADAMDNKSWPVTKYIGSRGYITVVNNTDSEDWQKPGVDEIIRRATPEGGKGAIVLMHDSGGDRHQTVEALDRFLPGLQRQGYEFQNLTEALDAPSAHTPVTGLDLWKGKVWIYLVGASDGVTDVLVAGIAVIGVLVFTRFGMMLVLSAAHARRVRRDGFRWGPVPVTEPVSVLVPAYNEAKCIENTVRSLMASEHPVEVVVVDDGSSDGTARIVEELRLPNVRVVRQLNAGKPAALNRGVANARHDIVVMMDGDTVFEPATVGELVQPFADPSVGAVAGNAKVGNRDSLIGAWQHIEYVMGFNLDRRMYDILRCMPTIPGAVGAFRRSALDRVGGMSDDTLAEDTDITMALHRDGWRVVYAEKARAWTEAPESVQQLWSQRYRWSYGTMQAIWKHRRAVVEKGPSGRFGRVGLPLVALFMVLAPLLAPLIDVFLLYGVVFGPTQKTIIAWLGVLAVQAVCAAYAFRLDRERMTHLISLPLQQILYRQLMYMVLIQSWITALTGGRLRWQKLRRTGVVEAPGGIPRQRTAQSESGKDRRPVA, from the coding sequence ATGGCTTCCCGTACCAGCGCGCACGGGCCCGCTCCCCGTGCGCGGCGCCCGGTTCCCAACGCCCGGCGCCGACGGCTGCCGATGCGTTTCCTGCTTCCTTCGCTGCTCCTCGTCGCCCTGCTCGCGATGCTGATGCTGCGCGGCTACGTCCACAGCGAGATCCTCGCCGACCACCGGATCCAGCCCGAGGCGGCCACCGACAAGGTGCCCGAGAAGATCCTCGACGGCGGCCCGGTCATCGACACCCGCGGTGGCCGCACGAGCAGCCTGAGCGTCCCCGACCACCGGCTCGTCCTCACCTTCGACGACGGCCCGGACCCTAAGTGGACGCCCCAGGTCCTCGACGTCCTCAAGAAGCACCACGCGCACGCCGTCTTCTTCGTCACCGGCACCATGGCCTCGCGCTATCCGGAGCTGGTGCGGCGCATGGTCGACGAGGGGAACGAGGTCGGACTGCACACCTTCAACCACCCCGACCTCTCGTACCAGTCGAAGGGGCGCATCGACTGGGAGCTGTCCCAGAGCCAGTTGGCCCTTGAGGGCGCGGCGGGCATCCGGACCTCGCTCTTCCGCCCCCCGTACTCCTCCTTCGCCGACGCCATGGACAACAAGTCCTGGCCGGTGACGAAGTACATCGGCAGCCGCGGCTACATCACCGTCGTCAACAACACCGACAGTGAGGACTGGCAGAAGCCCGGCGTCGACGAGATCATCCGCCGCGCCACGCCCGAGGGCGGCAAGGGCGCGATCGTCCTCATGCACGACTCCGGCGGTGACCGGCACCAGACCGTGGAGGCGCTCGACAGGTTTCTGCCCGGACTCCAGCGGCAGGGCTACGAGTTCCAGAACCTCACCGAGGCGCTGGACGCCCCCAGCGCGCACACCCCGGTCACCGGCCTCGACCTGTGGAAGGGCAAGGTCTGGATCTACCTGGTCGGGGCCTCCGACGGCGTCACCGACGTCCTGGTCGCCGGTATCGCCGTCATCGGCGTGCTGGTCTTCACCCGCTTCGGCATGATGCTCGTGCTCTCCGCCGCGCACGCCCGCCGGGTGCGCCGCGACGGCTTCCGCTGGGGCCCGGTCCCGGTCACCGAACCGGTGTCGGTGCTCGTGCCGGCGTACAACGAGGCCAAGTGCATCGAGAACACGGTCCGTTCCCTCATGGCGAGCGAACACCCCGTCGAGGTCGTGGTCGTCGACGACGGTTCGAGCGACGGCACGGCCCGGATCGTCGAGGAGCTGCGGCTGCCGAACGTCCGTGTCGTGCGCCAGCTCAACGCGGGCAAGCCCGCGGCCCTCAACCGGGGTGTGGCCAACGCCCGGCACGACATCGTCGTGATGATGGACGGTGACACCGTCTTCGAACCGGCCACCGTCGGTGAACTGGTGCAGCCCTTCGCCGACCCGAGCGTCGGCGCGGTCGCCGGCAACGCGAAGGTCGGCAACCGCGACTCCCTCATCGGGGCCTGGCAGCACATCGAGTACGTGATGGGCTTCAACCTCGACCGGCGGATGTACGACATCCTGCGCTGCATGCCGACCATCCCCGGCGCGGTCGGTGCCTTCCGCCGTTCCGCCCTGGACCGGGTCGGCGGCATGAGCGACGACACGCTCGCCGAGGACACCGACATCACGATGGCCCTGCACCGCGACGGCTGGCGGGTGGTGTACGCGGAGAAGGCGCGCGCGTGGACCGAGGCACCGGAGTCCGTGCAGCAGCTCTGGTCCCAGCGCTACCGCTGGTCGTACGGCACGATGCAGGCGATCTGGAAACACCGCAGGGCCGTCGTGGAGAAGGGCCCCTCGGGCCGCTTCGGGCGGGTCGGCCTGCCGCTGGTGGCACTGTTCATGGTGCTGGCCCCGCTGCTGGCCCCGCTGATCGACGTCTTCCTGCTCTACGGAGTGGTGTTCGGACCCACCCAGAAGACGATCATCGCCTGGCTCGGTGTCCTCGCCGTCCAGGCGGTCTGCGCGGCGTACGCCTTCCGTCTGGACCGCGAGCGCATGACCCACCTCATATCGCTCCCGCTCCAGCAGATCCTCTACCGGCAGTTGATGTACATGGTCCTGATCCAGTCCTGGATCACCGCTCTCACCGGAGGCCGGCTGCGCTGGCAGAAGCTCCGGCGCACGGGTGTGGTGGAGGCGCCGGGGGGGATCCCGCGGCAGCGGACGGCACAGAGCGAGAGCGGGAAGGACCGGAGGCCGGTCGCATGA
- a CDS encoding carbohydrate ABC transporter permease — translation MTALRRYPVLVALIIAALFMVLPFGIVAVNAVKSPTEYSSNGPLSLPHGLYLDGLKDFWQRVDYGQKLVNSVLISGSVAIGAAVLSVLNAYAIGIGRIRGRTWVLAFFVLANMLPQEALVYPVYYLSKQAGLYDTRLSVIIVFTVVQAAFGTYLLSSVLGQFPREIIEAARIDGANRWQVLWRIVVPVSRPTIGVLLVFFFIWTWNEFLLPLVMLISNDNQTVSVALGVLQGQRLMDATMTNAAALLGVLPAIVFFLVFQRTLTRGIAVGAVK, via the coding sequence ATGACCGCCCTACGCCGCTATCCCGTCCTCGTGGCCCTGATCATCGCGGCCCTCTTCATGGTGCTGCCGTTCGGCATCGTCGCGGTCAACGCGGTCAAGTCCCCCACCGAGTACTCGTCGAACGGACCCCTCAGCCTGCCCCACGGCCTCTACCTCGACGGCCTCAAGGACTTCTGGCAGCGCGTCGACTACGGCCAGAAGCTGGTCAACTCGGTCCTGATCTCGGGCTCGGTGGCGATCGGCGCCGCCGTGCTGTCCGTCCTGAACGCGTACGCGATCGGCATCGGCCGCATCAGGGGCCGCACCTGGGTCCTCGCCTTCTTCGTGCTGGCGAACATGCTGCCGCAGGAGGCGCTGGTCTACCCGGTCTACTACCTGAGCAAGCAGGCGGGCCTCTACGACACCCGGCTCAGCGTGATCATCGTGTTCACCGTCGTCCAGGCGGCCTTCGGCACGTATCTCCTGTCCTCCGTCCTCGGGCAGTTCCCGCGCGAGATCATCGAGGCCGCCCGGATCGACGGGGCGAACAGGTGGCAGGTGCTGTGGCGGATCGTGGTCCCCGTCAGCCGCCCCACCATCGGCGTCCTCCTGGTCTTCTTCTTCATCTGGACCTGGAACGAGTTCCTGCTGCCGCTGGTCATGCTGATCTCCAACGACAACCAGACGGTGTCGGTGGCGCTCGGTGTCCTCCAGGGCCAGCGCCTGATGGACGCGACCATGACCAACGCGGCGGCCCTCCTCGGCGTGCTCCCCGCGATCGTCTTCTTCCTCGTCTTCCAGCGCACGCTGACCCGCGGCATCGCCGTGGGCGCGGTCAAGTAA
- the map gene encoding type I methionyl aminopeptidase, with amino-acid sequence MVEIKTDTALEMMREAGRVVAHALAAARAAAAVGVRLRELDEAARTVLTEAGARSPFLGYQPSFAPLPFPAVICASVNDAVAHGIPGDHRLRDGDLVSIDCGAELDGWTGDAAISFTVGTPRPADLELIAATQQALDAGIAAATVGHRIGDISHAISTVARKAACGMPADFGGHGIGRQMHEDPHVPNHGRPGRGFPLRHGLTLAIEPMFMAGGHNAYHTDPDGWTLRTIDGSQAAHIEHTIAITEDGPRILTLP; translated from the coding sequence ATGGTGGAGATCAAGACCGACACGGCACTGGAGATGATGCGCGAGGCCGGACGCGTCGTGGCCCACGCGCTCGCGGCCGCCCGTGCGGCGGCAGCCGTGGGAGTCCGCCTGCGCGAGCTCGACGAAGCCGCCCGCACCGTTCTCACCGAGGCCGGGGCACGCTCTCCGTTCCTCGGCTATCAGCCCTCCTTCGCCCCCCTTCCCTTCCCCGCCGTGATCTGCGCGTCCGTCAACGACGCCGTCGCGCACGGCATCCCCGGCGACCACCGCCTGCGCGACGGCGATCTGGTCAGCATCGACTGCGGAGCCGAACTCGACGGCTGGACCGGCGACGCCGCGATCAGCTTCACCGTCGGCACCCCTCGCCCCGCCGACCTCGAACTCATCGCCGCCACCCAGCAGGCCCTGGACGCCGGCATCGCCGCCGCCACCGTCGGCCATCGCATCGGGGACATCTCCCACGCCATCAGCACGGTCGCCCGCAAGGCCGCCTGCGGCATGCCGGCCGACTTCGGCGGCCACGGCATCGGCCGCCAGATGCACGAGGACCCCCACGTCCCCAACCACGGACGACCCGGCCGCGGCTTCCCCCTGCGCCACGGCCTCACCCTCGCCATCGAACCCATGTTCATGGCCGGAGGACACAACGCGTACCACACCGACCCCGACGGCTGGACCCTGCGCACGATCGACGGCAGCCAAGCCGCCCACATCGAACACACCATCGCCATTACCGAGGACGGCCCCCGAATCCTCACCCTGCCCTGA